Within the Marinobacter qingdaonensis genome, the region AGCGCCAGGAAATGGTTGGCACTGGTCGTATTTATCATCGTGAGCTTTGGAATCCTGAGCGCTGGGTTTCTCTGGCCCTATAAATATCAGGCCGAAACCATCATCTTCATTGATGACCAGAACATCATTCGCCCCCTGATGGAGGGCAGTGCGGTCACTACCGAGATCAATGACACCGCATCGGCTGCACGAGAGTTGCTTTGGAGCCGAAACGTCATTGAGAAAATCGCTACAGACGAAGAAATCTTTGGCGAAGGCGCCGCTGACACTGACCGAACCACGCTGGAAGAGCGAGTTATTGGTCTGCGCTTGAATCTTTCGGTTGTGCCTCGGGGCGATAGTTACTTTGCCATAGCCTACCAGTCCGACTCCCCCATGAAAGCCTTCCAGGTAGCCCAGCGCATGGGACAGCTCTTCATTGAGGAAACCAACGCACGCAAACGGTCGGAAAGCCGCAGCGCCTACGAGTTCATCAATAATCAGGTGCGCAGCTACGAGAAACAGCTGGCAGAGGCCGAGCAACGCCTACAGGCCTTTCTTTCTGAAAATGTGGAAGGTACTGAGGCGGATGCTAACGAGCGAATGGAAACACTGAGAAGTCGGCTCGAACAAGCCGAAATGGAACGGTCCGAGCTTAATGCGCGAGAGCGGTCTCTGTCGCTGGAATTGAACCGGGTCAGCCCAACGCTTGCCCAGGGGCGAACCCAGGATGCCTATCAAACACGCATCAGCTCCCTGGAGGAACAGCTTGATAACCTGCGGCTAAGATACCACGACACCTACCCAGACATTGTGATTCTCCGGGAACAGATTCAGGAGTTGCGGCGCCAGCGGAGCCAGGAGTTGGCCCGCGGCGTAGAGGAGCCGCCTCCGGTTGACGCAGGCGAGGCCATTTCTAACCCGATTTATCAGCAGATCCAGACGGAACTCACCGCCACAAGGGCCAATATCCAGACGCTGAACACGCGGATCAGCGGCTTTCAGAGACTGATGACGGATCAGGCCCAGCGCATGGAGCGAATCCAGGAAAACCAGGCGCAATATCTAGAGCTGACCCGTGATATGGAAGTCAACAAGGAAATTTACGATGACCTCCTGAAACGACGCGAGCGCGCCCGGGTGTCGATGCACCTGGATGTTGAGGGCCAGGGACTCAATTATCGAATAAACGAAAAGGCGCAATTCCCACTCACAGCGTCTGGACCGAGTTTCCCGCTTTTTGCCGCGGCGGGGCTGTTCCTTGGACTGGCGGCTCCTTTCGGCGTCGCTGCGGGATTGCTTCAGATCGACCCAAGAGTGCGGGCCCGAGAGCAGCTTGAGGAAACCCTGGATATGCCTGTTTTGGTGCAGTTGCCCAAGATTCGTACCCCATTTGAGCTACGACGGGATCGCAGGGTGACATTGCTTGTTGGGGTGATTGCGGTCATTGCAGTTGTCGTCTATTTGATTGTGGCCGGTGCAGCATTGATGGGAGTGATCGGATGAATGAGCAAAAGGGGAATACCGGCCCGCTTCCCGAAGGAACGGACGAGGATCCGCCGGTAGTGGGAGATCGGGAAGGTCAGGACCAGGAGGAAGGATACTGGCTGAAAAATCGTAACGAGTTGAATCGGGACGGTGTGCCGTATTCGGAATGGGATGACTCGCGGATGCTGGTACCCAGTTCCCTGGAATTGGGACCGGGCGCCGTCGACAAGTACGTAATCAGCAAACAGATTGTTCGGATGCAGGAGCCGCGTCGGTTGACCACCGATGACATGGATGAGCGTAGAATTGTTTATCCCGAGTCCGCCAATCGTGCCTTGGTTAACCGGTTCCGAGACCTTCGTACCAAACTGCTGGAGCTCTCGGGCGGTAACAACTTTACCATTGTGGTGAGCGCGACGGAGCGAGGTGCAGGCGCCTCCTTTGTATCTTTGAATCTGGCAGCGGCCTTCGCCTTTGACCAATCGAAAACGGCCGTCGTCATTGACTGCAATCTCCGAGAACCTTCACTGCACGCCACCCTGGACATAATGCCGGAAACCGGTCTGACCGATTTTCTCGACGACTCAGACTATGACATTGCACGAATCCTGTACCCTACTGGGATTCCTCGCTTACGCCTGATTCCGGCGGGAAGTCGTCGGGAAACACCGAGTGAGTTTTTCACGTCCTTCCGGATGAAACAGTTTCTCCAGGCTGTCAGGCGCAGATACCCTGATCGTTTCATTGTTCTGGATACGGCACCCGTTACCGAGTCGCCCGATGCCCGCATTCTGTCGGAATTGTGTGACTACGCCATGTTGGTCCTGCCGCACGGTCGCGTTACTCCAACGACGGTCGAGCAAGCAGCGACAGCCTTTAATCCGCAAAAATTCGTCGGGACGGTGATCAATGGCTAGGAATGCTTCAGCGATGATTGGGCGCAGCATGGGATTATGCCTGTTAGGGAGCCTCCCTATGGTTCCGTCGGCCGTTCTAGCCGAACCGGCGGTCTTTTCCATCGGCTTGGATTCAAGGCTTTCAGACAATATTCGCCGCGCGCCATCCAATGAACAATCGGATATTGAATCCAGGCTTTCTCTCGGTGTGCGCCATACCTCTGATCCCGGTAATTGCAATTCAGATATCGTAGCCAGGGGTGATTATTCGTACTGGCTTGATGACAGCTATGATCCTGAAACTACCGCGGAGGCCGATTTCCAGGGCGATTGCCGCTTAGGGAGCAATGTTGTCTGGCAGGCGTCCGATTACTTGCGTGACGTTGCCCAGAGCAGCCGAGTCAGTAACACACCGGATGATCGGACTCAGAAGAATGTTTTCCGGACTGGCCCCATTGTCACTCTCAGAATGGGGGCCGTGGATGACTTGGTACTGACCGCAGGTTATGAGAATACCGAGTTTCGAGAGCCAGAGCAGAAAGACGGCGAACGCTACAGCGCCAGTGTGGGTTGGAACCATTTTTTTGACCCGTCTTTCACGGCAGGCTTGAGTGTAAGTGCTGACCGATCCGAGCTGGATACTGAGGAAGAAATTGATCGAGTAACCTACAGTTTGCCCTTTACCAAAACGTGGGAAGCTACGGCGCTGAGTGGCGCGATCGGCTACGGACAAATTGAAACGCGCTTGCTGAATCAACCGACCCAAAAGTACAACACGGTTGTCGGTAATCTTCTGCTCGTTCGGCAGGTAAACGTAACCACGCAGGTGGAGCTGGAAGTCAGTCGGGAGTTGACCGACCAGACTTCGGACCTGGATAGCCGATTCGATGACTTTACGTTTGACCTCTCTGAAACAAGTTCAGTTGAAGTGGTGGCAATGCGGTTGGGGATCAACAACCAGCTGCGAGGCGGCTCTGAACTTGATATAGACTTTTTTGGCAGCAGCTCCGACTACCTTGATATTGAAATCTTGGAAGAAACACTGGGGATCGATACCAACTACCGTAGGCCGATATCGGGTCAGCTCACCGGAACCGCGGGTGCCCGATATGAATGGTTTAAGTACTCTCTCGACGACACCCAAGATGAAATAGCCCTGGTCACCGCAGGCATAGAATTCCAATTGAATCGTCAGGTGGTTTTCTTAAGTAGGGTGGGGTACGAACAACGCACCAGCGATGTGCCAAGTCGGGAATTTGACGAGGCCTGGATCCTGGCGGGTGTGGTTTATGAGTTTCGCTGACCTCTGAGTGGCGGTAGCGCACGGACAGGAAGGTATCATGGAAGGTCCGATTCAGAACGCATTAACCATCGACGTGGAAGATTACTTTCAGGTAGCTGCCTTGGCTGAGGCGGTTGCGCCTGAGGACTGGCCAGTGATGGAGTACCGGGTAGAAGCGAACACGCATCGCTTACTCGAGGTGCTTGATCGTCATCAGACCAAAGCCACGTTTTTCACCTTGGGCTGGGTCGCGGAACGTTCCCCTGAGTTAATCCGACGTATTCATCAGGCCGGCCACGAAATTGCCAGTCACGGCTACAGCCATCAGCTGGTTTACACACAGACGCCCGATCTTTTCCGGGAAGAAACCCGACGCTCCAAGTCCGTCCTTGAAAATATCATCGGGGAGCCCGTTACCGGATATCGGGCCGCCAGTTACTCGATTACTGCAAAATCCCGGTGGGCCTTGGACATCCTCTGCGAGGAAGGATTCACATGGGATTCGTCGATTTTTCCGGTTCATCATGATCGCTACGGCATGCCGGGCACACCGTTCCAGCCTTACCAGCTTCGAACCCCGAACGGTGGTCAATTGACCGAATTCCCGCTGTCAACCTGCCCATTGGGCAACTATCGATTGCCCATTGCTGGCGGTGGATATTTCCGGCTTTTCCCCTACTGGTTCAGTCGTTGGGGACTAGGGCGGATCAATCGGGCAGGGCAGCCTTTCATTTTTTACCTGCACCCGTGGGAAATTGATAGCGATCAACCTCGCCTGAGGGTCAAGCTCCTTTCGCGCTTCAGACACTACAACAACCTGCATAAATGTATGGGCAGACTGGAGGCGCTGTTGAATGATTTCAGTTTTGCACCGGTTTCCCGTGTGCTCTCGGGTGTGCCGATCCCGACCACAGCAGTTTCCGTCTGAACCCAGTGCCAGGATGGTCTAATCGACATGGAACTATCCGCATCCAGACCCGCCGACCATAAGGCGCGACTTGAACAGCTAAAGTGCACAAAATCTCGCCTGGGGCGTCAGTTGAGTGGAGCTCGCAAGGTCGGGGACGATCTCCAGGACCTTCTTGCGGAATTTCAGGCTGTGACCAGCGAAATTAAAGCACTGCAAAAACGTCTCAAACAGCAATTAAATCAAACAAGCACCCACGAGAAATGGGTACCCCCAAATCTGACGGTAAGTAGCGCGGTTCTTGACCAGCTCGTTAAGAGTCCGGTGAATGTGCAGTTGTGCACGGGTGGCGATGTTAAAGCGGCAGAAGCGTACGTTGCTTGCCATCCGGCCTCGTCACTGTGGCACCGTCCGGTGATTACATCATTTATCGCTGAAACATACCGACATCCCGCCCAAATTTTAATTGCCCTTTCAGCCGACAAAAGGGTTGTAGGCATTGTGTCGCTTGTACAACTCAAGAGTCGCTTGTTCGGCAATTTCATGGTGTCCGTCCCTTACTTTAACTACGGCGGTCTATTGGCAGACCACCCAACGGTCGCGGATGCGCTCATCGAAGCCGCAAACCGCTGGCGCGAGCAGGAATCCGCGGCGCATCTGGAACTCCGCCATGTCCAGAATCTTGGGCTGGGGCTGCCGCAGCGCGGCAATAAAGTCAGCTTTTGGCTGGGGTTGCCAGACACCACTCAGCAGCTCTGGAACAGCTTCAAACCCAAGCTCCGAGCCCAAATTCGCCGAGGCGAAAGGGAGCATGCGGAGTTCGTGCTGGGAGGTTCTGAGCATCTTCATGATTTCTACCGCGTTTTTTCGGAAAACATGCGGGACCTTGGAACTCCTGTTTACGGTAGGGCTTTTTTCCGCAAGCTGTTGCAGCGCTTGCCCGAACAAACCTGGTTGGTGGTAGTCAGGGTAGGGCAAAAAGCAGTTGGTTGCGCGTTCCTGGCCGGCTATCGAAACCGACTTGAGATTCCCTGGGCATCAACACTGCGGAGCGTGAGCCATACCAGTATCAACATGTTTATGTACTGGAAAATATTGGAGTTTGCGGTATCGCGTGGGTACCGGGTCTTTGATTTTGGGCGTTGTTCGGAGCACGCCGGCACTTACCATTTCAAAAAACAGTGGGGCGCTCAACCAATCCCCTTGCACTGGGATTATGTATTGGCGCCGCGAGCGGTCCTGCCCGCCCTAAATCCGGAAAACCCAAAATACCACCTGCTAATCGCAATCTGGAAAAAGCTGCCGGTTTGGGCGGCGAATACGTTGGGACCACCCATTGTCCGGATGTTGCCATAGTGACTGATCGCAAGTTTAGGAATCAGAAAACCGTCCTCCACTTGATTGATACGACGGGGCCTGGTGGAGCTGAAACCGTCTTTATCAATCTGTTAAAAGAAATGGGGCAGACCCCATACCGGAATATTGTGCTGCTGCGTGGTGAAGGCTGGGTTGCCGACAAAGTCCGTTCGATCGGCATTAATCCATTCATCATTGACTCCAAAGGCAGTTTTAATCTCGCCTACATTTGGTCCGTGAAACGACTCCTGACGGCTGAAAAGGTGGATCTGATTCATGCTCACTTGCTTGGCTCCAATGTTTACGGAGCGATATTGGCGATTTTGTCCAGACGACCGATGATCGCCACCTTCCACGGCGCGGTTGACGTTGCGGCCAAGGAGCGATTTTTGCGCACGAAGTTCTTCCTGATTGGCTTGGGCGCTTCAAAAATCGTGTGCGTTTCAAAGCGACTGGAACAGGAATTGGTCTCGAGAAGTCGGTTGCCACCGGATAAGCTTAAGTTGATCTACAACGGCGTGGACTCGTCCCTTTATCAAGGAAAAAGACAATCGAATTTGCGCGCGGAGTTGGGCCTGCCCCCGGAGGCAAGGATCGTCGTGTCGGTGGGCAACATTCGTCCGGCCAAGGGCTATGAATATCTGGTTGAAGCGGCACTGAGAATGCTGGAACTGGATCCCCAGACCCATTTCGTCGTCGTTGGCCATCAGCGGGAGGCGCTTTTCCAGAAGCTTACGGCGCAGATCAAGAACGCGGCCCAGCCACCCAGGGTGCACTGGCTGGGTTTTCGCGAGGATGTCGTCGAAATACTGCGGCAGTCAGATATCTTCCTGTTGCCATCTACCTCTGAGGGCTTTTCAATTTCCACGGTTGAGGCAATGATGGCCGGTATTCCTGTCATCGCCACCCGAAGCGGGGGCCCCGAGGAAATCATTTCCAATCACGAGACAGGATTTCTCATCCCGATAAAGGACCCCTCGGCAATCGTCGAAGCAATCCAGGCCTTGAGAGCGCCGGAAACGCGACTGCGAATGGTGCAAAAAGCGCAGTCGGTGGCCAAGGAAAAATTTGGTCTGAGAACTATGCTTAACGAATATCGAGGGCTCTACCAGCAACTCTTGAGCTAGGACAGGATGTTGAAAAGTGCGGTGGTAAGGATTGCGAATCTTGTCGGCGAAACTGGGTGTTTTCGCCTTCTGGCTCCGGAGGTGGTGCCGGTGTTCATGTTGCATCGAGTCTACTCCGGAGCGCGCTCTGTAGCTGGGGGCCTGCCGGCAGACACGCTTCGTGACCATCTAGCCTACGTGGCCCGTCGCGGGTACAAAGTTCTGACCATGGATGAACTCCTTGGCATGTTGGAGGAGGGCGGACGGATACACGCCAAATCGGTGATGTTCACCATTGATGACGGATTTTCGGATCATTTCAGCGTAGCCGCCCGTGTCTTCGACGAGTTTGGCTTTGTTCTCAATTGTTTTGTGATCACCGGTTTTCTGGATCAGGAGCTCTGGCCTTGGGATGACCAAGTCAGCTACGCGATTCAATCGAGTTCCTGTCAGCAAGCGAAATTGACCCTGCCGTCCGGTGACCCCTACCTTCTGGATCTGGTCGGCGATGGCATCAACACTGCGGTCAGAACCCTGAGGGACGCTCTGAAGGCTGTGCCTCAGGCGAACCTGTACCAGTGGATCCAATCGGAACTTTTTCCCGCCCTTGCCGCAGAGTATCCAAGTAAAGTGCCGCCGGAATTCCTGGCTATGTCCTGGAGCGATGCCAGCCTGCTCCAGCAGGCTGGGCACGGTGTATACCCGCACACATGCAGCCATCGGATTCTTTCGACTCTGACATCGGATGAAAAACAGTATGAGATTGACCATTCACGAAAGCGGGTGGAACAGGAGTTGGGAAAGCCCCCGTTGGTATTCGCTTATCCTACCGGGCGTCAGAGGGATTACGATCAGCGGGATATGGAACAGCTGATAAACAGCGGATTCAAAATGGCATTCACTACGGTGCCCAACTACGTCCGGAAGGGGCAGAACCTACTGGAGCTCCCCAGATTTTCAATGCCTGCGAATTCAGCGGACTTTCGACAGATTGTAAATCGGTTCGAAGCCTTCAAAAATCGGCTTAGGGCTTAATCCGAATTGATAGAAGTCGCTTGATGACCCGGCGCGTGATATTCCAGATCATGTCCATGGCATACTTCGCGGCCGGGACCGGATCCCTCCAATAGAACAGTGCGCCGATGCGGTGGTAAAAGAGCAGCCTTAAGTACCTGACGCTGATCAAGAACAACTTCTCCCGGCTTTCCAGTCGCGCGATCAAGTCACCAAAGAAATTCCAATACACGCGGTTGTTTTTTTGGGAAACAAAGTTTACTGGATTGCCGTGGGCAACTTGGACGCAAGCGAGGATGTTGTTAACGCCACACCGGGTGTCAAACCAGTTACACATCCCGAGTCTCGGGTTGGTTTCAAGGTAGTAATAGGTGCCAGTGCGCGGATCCCGTTTAAATTCAATCATGGCAGGGCCGCAATACCGCAGCGATTGGCCGATTTTCTGGCACCAGGCGCGAAGCTCTGGATTGTCGCGACTGATGGCCAACGAGGTAACACCGTAATGTGATGGCATGGTGCCGAGGCGATTGAATACGAAACACGCACTCAACTCGTGGTTCTGATTAAAGGTGGCGTTGCAGACCCAAAGATTGTCGTCGGTACCTGGAATGACCTCTTGGCCCAGGAACCGATTGAGCTGAGACTTGAAGCGAGACCGAAAACGCTCGAATTCCTCTTGCGAATAGATCACAAGGTTTTTTGCCTTGAGCGTCTGATAATCCCTGAAGGTTCGTGGTTTGATGATGATCGGGAATGTATCCGGCTCGTCGCAGTCCAGTTCGTAGTAAGTCCTCGGCAATGAGACGCCGCCATCTTCCATTACGCGGCATTCCAGTTGCTTGTCATTCAGGATACGGGTGGCCTCGGACGTCGGTGCAATGATGTGATGTTCGGAATAACCCGTTTCCTTCAGGTCGCTTAAAAGTTCTGCGGTAGCATCGGAGCAGGCGATCAGCACTCCCGGGCCACCCTCCTGGCTGGCCAATCGAGCGAGTACGGGTCTAAGCGCTTCGAGTCCAAAGTCAAGGGGCAGGGTAACGATACCGACGCTCATTCGGCTGTACACGCTCAGGTCGCGAGGCTTATCAACGATGGCGTAGGCACGCAGGCCAGCGTGGTGGGCTGATCGTAGGGCTCCAAGCCCGTTTATTCCCCTCGCAAGGACGACCACATATGCCTTCTGCATGGATGTCTTCACCCTTTCAGTGCTCGAAGGTATTGCTTTAACTCAAACCAGAACGGGTGGAGATCTCTCCAGCGATTCACTTCATGGCGTGTCCGGAGGCCTGGCCGACAAAATCTCAGAATTTCGAGTAGCTTTCGTCCCAGGGAATAGTTTGAAGTTGGTGATTTCAGAATGATGAAGAGCCTATCTAAATCGCCGAGAATCCATCTTACGCGCCGTTGACGCCATGTGATTTCTGGAACTTCCTCGCCAGTACAAACGCGATAGAGCAACCAGGGGAAGTCAATGCCGGAGTCGATTGCCAGCTGGAGTGAGCCCCAGAACCTCGGATTGACCTCCATTAGGTAACCGGTGCCAGAAGGGGTGACTCTGAATTCGACCATCGCAACGCCGTGCCAGTTGGCGCCGACCAGAAGCTTTTCGGCCGAAGCTTTCAATTGGTCATCCAGTGGCACTGATTCACTCAAAACGCTCACACCGCCACCGGGTGGTTTTTCCCTCAGTCTGCGGTGGGAAAAGTAGCAGACAGGACGTCCATCGTTAAACAACGCAAAAACCCCTTGGCCGCGGCCCTCGATAAAAGATTGAATGGTGAATGGGAAGTCAAAGAAATCATTGGATTTGAGTAGTTGCATTGCCTCTTCGATGGTTTTTGCGATCAAAACCCTGGTCGAAACAATGCCATCGGCCTGAAGAATTTTCGATTTGAACGGCTTGAGTACGACGGGGAACTCAGCCCACTGCTCAAGTTCCGCTAAACCATCTTGTCGGGTCTGGCAATAAACAGTCGGAGGGATAGGAATCCGTTGTTCCGATGCGAATTTGAACAGTTGGTTTTTGTTTGCCAATTGTTCAACGGACGTCTCCGAGGGGAATGGAAGAGTAACAGAGCTGGGTAGTTCGTCCCGATATCGCAGAACCACATAAGTCGTTGCTTCCGTTATAGGCAGCAGGAAGGTAATGCCGTACTCATTTATCGTCTGAAGCAATGCGTCGAAGAATCGTCGCGGGCAATCTAGAGGATTGGGGTAGGCAAAGCTGCGTTTGCTGAATTTGGAGTTCCCCGCCATGGACGGAACGCTAGATTCTCCCACTGCCACCCACAAACCCTTTGCCCCAAGGGACCTGACTGCGGCAAGGGATGCGCGTTGATTGCCATCTAGCACCAGTGTTCTGGGTTCCATCGAAAACCACGTCCTATGTTGGTACTGAGGTCTCAATCCGCGTCTATATTATTATCAATAATAGCTGCAAAGACTAACGATGGGGCTACTGAGCGTGTCGCAAATGTTTGGGATTGTGGGCCTGTAATCAGATTAACAGGAACTCAATTTCCGCTCTGGAGTTTAGCGAGGCTGTGGCATGATGGTGGATCAGATTATCGCTTTGGGGCAGTCATGCAGATAAAAGGAGATTATCTGGTGAACCGGTTGGTTTATGAGCGGTTTGGCTCGAAGAACGGGCTGGTGCGATACGTCAAATATTGGCTGTTGTCCCAAGTTGGCGCATATCGACGTTTCTCCGCATACCGTCCGGGGAGCGACCAAAGGGTGGTTTTTGTCTGCAGCGGCAACATCTGTCGCAGTCCATTGGCCGAAGTTTATGCCCGTAGCTTGGGCTGGGAAGCGAAGTCTTGTGGTCTGGACTGTCGCGATGGTTTTCCGGCTGACCCCAGAGCCAGGGAATTCGCGCGAGGGGTTGGGCTTGACCTGGAAGAGCATTCGACCGTCAACGTTACGAGTTTTGAGTTTCAGGCGTCCGATCTGGTGGTTCTGATGGAACCCACCCACATTGCTGCTTTTGAAAGAAAGGTAGGAAAAGGCCACACCCTGGCACTCGCAGGCAGTTACTGTAGGCCTCCTACGCCGTATATTCACGACCCGTTCAACTGCTGCATCGAGTTCTTCCATAGGTGCGAACACCAGATAATGGAAGCGGTGAGGAGGATGTGTGATTAAGCGGCGCAAAGTGGTCGATATCCAGTCTTTCTACAGTCTTCATATCGGCGCCATGTGGCGCTACTTCAAAACTGAAACGTTGGCTTTCTGGGCTATCTCCGCGTATCTGTTTCTCGAATACGTGCGACCCCAGTCAATCTACCCGATGCTTGATTTTCTACCGTGGACTCAATTAGCGGTCCTGGGGGCACTGGTTGGGTGCCTGCAGGATAAAAGTGTTAAGTGGGTATCGTCGCCGATCAATACGGGGTTGATCCTGTTTCTGCTGACCATCCTGCTTTCCAGTGTCCTGGCTTATTGGCCAAGCGAAGCCTTCGGTCGACTCGAAAATTTCTACACCTGGTTCATTATTTACTTTCTAATCATCAACATTGTTAATACCGAAAAGCGCTTTTATATCTTTCTGTGTATCTTTTTCCTGGCAACGTTCAAGCTGTCACTGTCCTTGTCGATCACTTGGGCTAGACGGGGTTTTGCCTTTACCGGCTGGGGACTCAGCGGTCCTCCTGGCTTTTTCCAGAATTCCGGAGAGCTCGCTATCCAGATGTTGGTGTTCTGGCCGCTGGCCTGGGCATTTGCACTTTATCTCAAACCTCACGTGAGTAAGTTCAAGTATTTCATACTGCTCTTGATGCCGATCACTGCCATGATGGTGGTTCTGGGAGCTAGTTCTCGAGGGGCCCAGTTGGCCCTGCTGGTCCAGTTGCTGATCGTAAATGCACGGTCGATATTCAAGCCAAAGGTCTTTGCGTCTTGCCTGGTGGTCATGGGCTTGTTGTGGGCGGCGCTGCCTGATCAACAGAAGAACCGTTTTCAGGTCGCGGGCGATGACAGAACCTCAATCCAGCGGCTGCTCTACTGGGAGCATGGCATTGATATGCTGAATGATCACCCGGTGCTGGGAGTGGGTTTCTTCAATTACATTCCATACTACGAGCGTGCTTATCCCGAAGACATTCTGTACGACGGAGCAGAACTTCCTCACAACATCTTTATTCAAGTCGGCGCAGATCTGGGTTATCCCGCGTTGGCGGTTTA harbors:
- a CDS encoding O-antigen ligase family protein, with product MIKRRKVVDIQSFYSLHIGAMWRYFKTETLAFWAISAYLFLEYVRPQSIYPMLDFLPWTQLAVLGALVGCLQDKSVKWVSSPINTGLILFLLTILLSSVLAYWPSEAFGRLENFYTWFIIYFLIINIVNTEKRFYIFLCIFFLATFKLSLSLSITWARRGFAFTGWGLSGPPGFFQNSGELAIQMLVFWPLAWAFALYLKPHVSKFKYFILLLMPITAMMVVLGASSRGAQLALLVQLLIVNARSIFKPKVFASCLVVMGLLWAALPDQQKNRFQVAGDDRTSIQRLLYWEHGIDMLNDHPVLGVGFFNYIPYYERAYPEDILYDGAELPHNIFIQVGADLGYPALAVYLFMIIYSVRKTRMLRDSLGKQTERNFFTHILTYLNLSIIGFVVAGQFVSVVYYPFMWIHLAMFVCCHNIISTTVLSEQRTTGRIGRVNTGLKKALRRV